A stretch of the Lolium perenne isolate Kyuss_39 chromosome 3, Kyuss_2.0, whole genome shotgun sequence genome encodes the following:
- the LOC127324172 gene encoding uncharacterized protein, whose amino-acid sequence MGNFASCTLARIPGAAKGARVVLPDGGVRLVRPPATAAELMLEAPGHFLADARALQAGRRIAALAADEDLEQGAVYAAFPMKRLGSKAAPADLARLAAVFTKEAHARRPASAKVAAIAVVAPAEVASVTAAEDDALVRAPRLDEMSVDDDAAAAEIGELKQRISCGRLSRRRPTLETIPEESYALAVC is encoded by the coding sequence ATGGGGAACTTCGCGTCCTGCACTCTCGCCAGGATCCCCGGGGCGGCCAAGGGCGCCAGGGTCGTGCTCCCGGACGGTGGGGTGAGGCTGGTCAGGCCACCGGCGACCGCGGCGGAGCTGATGCTCGAGGCGCCCGGCCACTTCCTGGCGGACGCGCGCGCGCTGCAGGCGGGGCGGCGGATCGCGGCGCTCGCCGCGGACGAGGACCTCGAGCAAGGCGCCGTCTACGCCGCCTTCCCCATGAAGCGGCTCGGCTCCAAGGCTGCGCCCGCCGACCTTGCGCGCCTAGCCGCCGTTTTCACCAAGGAGGCACATGCGCGGAGGCCCGCTTCGGCCAAGGTGGCCGCCATCGCCGTCGTGGCGCCGGCCGAGGTGGCTTCCGTTACTGCGGCCGAGGATGACGCCCTGGTCAGGGCGCCGCGGCTGGACGAGATGTCCGTGGACGACGATGCCGCCGCTGCAGAGATCGGAGAGCTCAAGCAGCGGATAAGCTGCGGTCGCTTGTCCAGGCGGCGGCCGACGTTGGAGACCATACCTGAGGAGAGCTACGCGCTAGCAGTATGCTAA